Sequence from the Catenuloplanes indicus genome:
ATCTCGGCCGTGGACGTGAACGCCGGATGCCCCAGCGCGGTCAGGTCCGCGCCGTACGCGGCGATGAACGCGGGCTCGGCCTGCGGCGTCGCGGAGTTGCGCTGCGACGCCCGCGGCGCGGCCACCGCCTCCGGCAGGGTCATGCCCAGGTCGATCCGGTTGACCAGGATCTGCAGCACCGTGGTGATGATGGTGGCGCCGCCCGGCGAGCCGACCGCCACGAACGGCTTGCCGTCCTTGAGCACGATCGTCGGCGACATCGAGCTGCGCGGCCGCTTGCCCGGCGCGGGCAGGTTCGGGTCGGCCGCGGTGCCCTGGGTCGGCGTGAAGTTGAAGTCGGTCAGCTCGTTGTTGAGCAGGATGCCGCGGCCCGGCACCACGATCCCGGCACCGCCGATCTGCTCGATGGTGAACGTGAACGACACCACGTTGCCCCACCGGTCGGCCACGGTCAGGTGCGTGGTGCTCCGGCTCGCGTCCGTGTCCGCGACGCCGGCACCGGCGGGGGAGCAGCCGGTGTACGACCCGTCCGGCGTGCCCGGCGCCACCGGCTTGGGCAGCGCCGAAGCGCCGATCACGCATCGCCGCTCGGCCGCGAACCGATCGCTGAGCAGTTCGTCCAGCACACCGCGGCGGGTGTTGTCGCCGACGTATCGGTTCCGGTCCGCGAACGCCAGCGCGGACGCCTCCAGGTACCGGTGCAGCGCGTCCGCGTCGTCCAGCGCGCCCAGGTCGTACCCCTCGAGGATGTTGAGCGCCTCGCCCACCGCGGTTCCGCCGCTGGACGGCGTGGCCATGCCGTAGACGTCCAGCCCGCGGTAGCCGGACCGGGTCGGTGCCGGGAACCGCGCCTGGTAGCGCGCGAGGTCGCGGACCGTCATGCCGCCGGGCCGGATCGGGTGCGTCCAGGTGCCGATCGGCGTGTCCGACACCGGCGGCGCCTGCACGGTCGCCGCGATGTCGCGCGCGATCGCCCCTTCGTAGAACACGTCCGGGCCGCGCTTCGCGATCAGCCGGTACGTGTCCGCCAGGTCCGGGTTGCGGAACGTGGAGCCGACCGCGGGCGGCGTGCCGCCGGGCAGGAACAGCTCGGTGGACGAGCCGAACTGCCCGAAGATCGCCGCGTTCGCCGTGACCTGCGCGTTGAACGTCGCGTCCACGGTGAAGCCGCGGTCCGCCACGTCCGCGGCCGGTCGCAGCAGCTCGCCGAGCGACCGGGAGCCCCACCGGTCCGCCGCCGCCGCCCAGATCGCGAGCGTGCCCGGCACGCCGACGGAGAGGCCGCTGACCCGGGCCGCGTTGAAGTCCAGCGCCGTACCGTCGGGGTTCTGGAACGAGTTCTCCCGCATCGACGCGGGTGCGGCTTCCCGGCCGTCGATCGTGTGCACCCGCCGGGTGCGCGCGTCGTAGTAGAC
This genomic interval carries:
- the ggt gene encoding gamma-glutamyltransferase yields the protein MISAAPAAASYRPPISPTATGYGGAVSSVDPTVTAVGLEVLRRGGNAVDAAIAAAATIGVTEPFSAGIGGGGFFVYYDARTRRVHTIDGREAAPASMRENSFQNPDGTALDFNAARVSGLSVGVPGTLAIWAAAADRWGSRSLGELLRPAADVADRGFTVDATFNAQVTANAAIFGQFGSSTELFLPGGTPPAVGSTFRNPDLADTYRLIAKRGPDVFYEGAIARDIAATVQAPPVSDTPIGTWTHPIRPGGMTVRDLARYQARFPAPTRSGYRGLDVYGMATPSSGGTAVGEALNILEGYDLGALDDADALHRYLEASALAFADRNRYVGDNTRRGVLDELLSDRFAAERRCVIGASALPKPVAPGTPDGSYTGCSPAGAGVADTDASRSTTHLTVADRWGNVVSFTFTIEQIGGAGIVVPGRGILLNNELTDFNFTPTQGTAADPNLPAPGKRPRSSMSPTIVLKDGKPFVAVGSPGGATIITTVLQILVNRIDLGMTLPEAVAAPRASQRNSATPQAEPAFIAAYGADLTALGHPAFTSTAEIGAATAIEFGPNGQLTAVAEPVRRGVGAAGVVRSGR